One genomic region from Pseudomonas hormoni encodes:
- a CDS encoding LysR substrate-binding domain-containing protein, which yields MRQLPSLNMLRVFEEVARHRSFSQAALGLNVTQGAVSRQIKQLEDYLGVALFIRTPQGLSLTETGLALSPQLSDAFDHVERALQAVRVPNLRQRLRIVAPPTWATRWLSAHLRAFCQRYPDISLSVTNQSGHDSLAEIDCHIRFGLEAASHCSSQLLVMERHMAVASPELFVNGQPPDLRQFPLLHILHDGKRLKVWENWLAAMGRDDVDAGQGLEFSTLDQVIHTALAGGGLAVIDRQMIEKELANGSLLPITPVEVIGPYGYWLDVANDKQGLSKVRLFTDWLGLVSNP from the coding sequence ATGCGTCAACTGCCCTCGCTCAACATGCTGCGTGTCTTCGAAGAGGTCGCGCGGCATCGCAGTTTCAGCCAGGCAGCCTTGGGGTTGAACGTCACCCAAGGCGCGGTGAGTCGACAGATCAAACAGCTCGAAGACTACCTCGGCGTCGCACTGTTCATCCGCACCCCACAAGGCCTGTCCCTGACCGAAACCGGTCTCGCCCTCTCCCCGCAACTGAGCGACGCCTTCGACCACGTCGAACGCGCCCTGCAAGCCGTGCGCGTGCCAAACCTGCGCCAACGCCTGCGCATCGTTGCACCGCCGACATGGGCCACGCGCTGGTTGTCGGCGCACCTGCGCGCCTTTTGCCAACGCTACCCGGACATCAGCCTTAGCGTGACGAACCAAAGCGGCCACGACAGCCTTGCCGAAATCGATTGCCACATCCGCTTCGGCCTCGAAGCGGCAAGCCATTGCAGCAGCCAGTTACTGGTGATGGAGCGGCACATGGCGGTGGCCAGTCCGGAGTTGTTCGTCAACGGCCAACCGCCGGACTTGCGGCAATTTCCGTTGCTGCACATCCTGCACGACGGCAAACGCTTGAAGGTCTGGGAGAACTGGCTGGCGGCGATGGGCCGCGACGATGTCGATGCGGGGCAAGGGCTGGAATTCAGCACGCTGGATCAGGTGATCCACACCGCGCTGGCGGGTGGCGGGTTGGCGGTGATTGACCGACAGATGATCGAGAAGGAATTGGCAAATGGCAGTTTGTTGCCGATCACCCCGGTGGAAGTGATCGGGCCATATGGCTATTGGCTGGATGTGGCGAATGACAAGCAAGGGTTGTCGAAGGTGCGGTTGTTTACGGATTGGTTGGGGTTGGTCAGCAATCCCTGA
- a CDS encoding NAD-dependent succinate-semialdehyde dehydrogenase: protein MSVLIRHGNFIDGQWSSGGATYPVLNPANGELIADVQKAGAEQTNLAIDAANRALPAWRKLTAKERSQKLKRWSELMLSNQKDLATLLSREQGKPLAEAMGEVVYAASFLEWFAEEAKRAYGDVIPSHKADARIIVVKEAIGVVAAITPWNFPLAMVTRKVGPALAAGCTMILKPSEETPLSAFALAVLAEQAGIPAGVFNVVSGDAVAIGGALQASGIVRKLSFTGSTRTGKLLMRQAADTLKKVSLELGGNAPFIVFDDADLDAAVKGAMASKFRNTGQTCVCVNRFFIQDGVYEAFTGKLAEAVAAMRVGSALDGETEQGPLINAAALAKVELHVGDALEKGAKLLCGGRRHVLGGTFYEPTILAEANSDMLIAQDETFGPVAACFRFKDEAEVLQKANDTPYGLSAYFYSRDIGRVWRMAEGLEAGMVGINEGIISTEVAPFGGIKESGLGREGSKYGLDDYLEIKYLLMGGL from the coding sequence ATGAGCGTGTTGATCCGTCACGGCAATTTCATCGATGGCCAATGGTCCAGCGGTGGTGCCACTTACCCGGTGCTGAACCCGGCCAATGGCGAACTGATCGCCGACGTGCAAAAGGCCGGCGCCGAACAAACCAACCTCGCCATCGACGCCGCCAACCGTGCGTTGCCGGCCTGGCGCAAGTTGACCGCCAAGGAACGCAGCCAGAAGCTCAAGCGCTGGAGCGAGCTGATGCTGAGCAACCAGAAGGATCTGGCAACCTTGCTCAGTCGCGAGCAGGGCAAGCCGCTGGCCGAAGCCATGGGCGAAGTGGTCTACGCCGCGAGTTTTCTCGAATGGTTTGCCGAAGAGGCCAAGCGCGCTTACGGCGACGTGATTCCGAGCCACAAGGCGGATGCGCGGATCATCGTGGTCAAGGAAGCCATCGGCGTGGTCGCTGCGATCACACCGTGGAATTTCCCGCTGGCGATGGTCACTCGCAAGGTCGGCCCGGCGCTGGCGGCCGGTTGCACGATGATTCTCAAGCCCTCGGAAGAGACGCCGTTGTCGGCCTTTGCTCTGGCGGTGCTGGCGGAGCAGGCGGGCATTCCTGCGGGTGTGTTCAACGTTGTTTCCGGTGACGCGGTGGCGATTGGCGGGGCGCTGCAAGCTTCCGGCATCGTGCGCAAGCTGTCGTTCACCGGTTCCACGCGCACCGGCAAATTGCTGATGCGTCAGGCTGCCGACACCCTGAAAAAGGTCTCGCTGGAACTGGGCGGCAACGCCCCGTTCATTGTCTTCGACGACGCCGATCTGGACGCTGCCGTCAAAGGCGCAATGGCTTCGAAATTCCGTAACACCGGGCAAACCTGTGTTTGTGTGAATCGCTTCTTCATTCAGGACGGCGTCTACGAAGCCTTCACCGGCAAGCTCGCTGAAGCGGTTGCGGCGATGCGGGTCGGCAGTGCGCTGGACGGTGAAACCGAGCAAGGTCCGCTGATCAACGCAGCGGCACTGGCCAAGGTTGAACTGCACGTCGGCGATGCGCTGGAGAAGGGCGCCAAGCTGTTGTGCGGCGGCCGTCGACACGTACTCGGCGGTACGTTTTATGAGCCGACCATCCTCGCCGAAGCCAACAGCGACATGCTGATCGCTCAGGACGAAACCTTCGGCCCGGTGGCCGCTTGCTTCCGCTTCAAGGACGAAGCCGAAGTGCTGCAAAAGGCCAACGACACGCCTTACGGCTTGTCCGCCTACTTCTACAGCCGCGACATCGGCCGCGTGTGGCGCATGGCCGAAGGCCTGGAAGCCGGCATGGTCGGGATCAACGAAGGGATCATTTCCACGGAAGTGGCGCCGTTTGGCGGCATCAAGGAATCGGGTCTCGGTCGCGAGGGTTCGAAGTACGGCCTGGATGACTACCTGGAAATCAAATACCTGCTGATGGGCGGTCTCTAG
- a CDS encoding aldo/keto reductase, translated as MQYIRLGNSGLEVSRLCLGTMNMGTPDWKPWIFDEKKSEPIVAHALDNGVNFIDLADFYSAGVGEEVVGRIVKRLARREDLVITTKVGYGTRAGINASGHSRKHIMDSIDASLKRLNMDYVDVFMLHYFDVNTPVEETMSAMNDIVRSGKARYIGVSTMLTGQLAKILMACERNGWVKPINMQLQLNCAYREEEREMIPFCRDQGLGVSVFSPLARGLLTGDVQSTRNQTDFFTQQMYCDEASFEIAHSVQRVARARGVSNAQIAQAWVVNHPGVDCMLVGADTTEQFDSALAALETRLDAEELHELERNYTPCDVINDYTAGKRILRSARPGLERFNLTEAVA; from the coding sequence ATGCAATACATTCGTTTGGGCAACTCCGGCCTTGAAGTCTCCCGCCTGTGCCTGGGCACCATGAACATGGGTACCCCGGACTGGAAGCCGTGGATTTTCGATGAGAAGAAAAGCGAGCCGATCGTCGCGCACGCGCTGGACAATGGCGTGAATTTCATCGACCTCGCAGACTTCTATTCCGCCGGTGTCGGCGAGGAAGTGGTGGGCCGCATCGTCAAGCGCCTGGCCCGCCGCGAAGACCTGGTGATTACCACCAAAGTCGGTTACGGCACCCGCGCCGGCATCAACGCCAGCGGTCACTCGCGCAAGCACATCATGGACAGCATCGACGCGTCGCTGAAGCGCCTGAACATGGATTACGTCGATGTGTTCATGCTGCATTACTTCGACGTAAACACCCCGGTCGAAGAAACCATGAGCGCAATGAACGACATCGTGCGCTCCGGCAAGGCGCGCTACATCGGCGTGTCGACCATGCTCACCGGGCAACTGGCGAAGATCCTCATGGCCTGCGAGCGTAATGGCTGGGTCAAACCGATCAACATGCAGCTGCAACTGAACTGCGCCTACCGCGAAGAAGAACGCGAGATGATTCCGTTCTGCCGCGACCAGGGTTTGGGCGTCTCGGTATTCAGCCCGCTGGCCCGTGGTTTGTTGACCGGTGATGTGCAGTCCACTCGCAACCAGACCGACTTCTTCACCCAACAGATGTACTGCGACGAAGCCTCGTTCGAGATCGCGCATTCGGTACAACGTGTGGCCCGCGCTCGTGGCGTGTCCAACGCGCAGATCGCCCAGGCCTGGGTCGTCAACCATCCGGGCGTGGATTGCATGCTGGTCGGCGCCGACACCACCGAGCAGTTCGACAGCGCCCTGGCCGCGCTGGAAACCAGACTCGATGCCGAAGAGTTGCATGAGCTGGAACGCAATTACACCCCGTGCGACGTGATCAACGATTACACCGCTGGCAAACGTATCTTGCGTTCGGCCCGTCCGGGTCTGGAACGTTTCAACCTGACCGAGGCTGTGGCATGA
- the fae gene encoding formaldehyde-activating enzyme — MKELDLYIGEGFEGPGVNAAHINILIGPRNGPAGQAFANSLASPSQGHCPFMVIAQPNIPVKPMTLYVNKAAISSDLHGNATWGASQAGIAKAVLEALLDGTLPPEAEDEWAIVTANWVNPACDDLDAVYLNNYNACRTAIRAALTGKPETAQLADVVNHISNPFYTPKA, encoded by the coding sequence ATGAAAGAACTCGACCTGTACATCGGTGAAGGCTTCGAAGGCCCAGGCGTGAACGCCGCGCACATCAACATCCTGATCGGCCCGCGCAATGGCCCGGCGGGGCAGGCGTTTGCGAACAGTCTGGCATCGCCAAGTCAGGGCCATTGCCCGTTCATGGTGATCGCCCAGCCGAACATTCCGGTCAAGCCGATGACCCTTTACGTGAACAAAGCCGCCATCAGCAGCGACCTGCACGGCAATGCGACCTGGGGCGCGTCCCAGGCCGGGATCGCCAAGGCGGTGCTCGAAGCCTTGCTCGACGGCACCTTGCCGCCGGAAGCCGAAGACGAGTGGGCCATCGTCACCGCGAACTGGGTCAACCCGGCGTGCGATGACCTCGATGCGGTCTACCTGAACAACTACAACGCCTGCCGCACGGCGATCCGTGCCGCGCTGACCGGCAAACCGGAAACTGCGCAACTGGCGGATGTGGTCAATCACATCAGCAACCCTTTCTACACGCCAAAGGCCTGA
- a CDS encoding pentapeptide MXKDX repeat protein, whose protein sequence is MKKLTTVVLSMCLAMGAASVFAAEATNGMSNDSMSKDSMSKDAMKKDTMKKDAMSKDTMKKDAMSKDSMKKDEMKKDAMSKDAMKKDNMSQ, encoded by the coding sequence ATGAAAAAGTTGACCACCGTCGTTCTGTCCATGTGCCTCGCCATGGGCGCTGCCAGTGTGTTTGCCGCCGAAGCAACCAACGGCATGAGCAATGACAGCATGAGCAAGGATTCGATGTCCAAGGACGCCATGAAAAAAGACACGATGAAAAAGGATGCCATGAGCAAGGACACGATGAAGAAAGATGCCATGTCCAAGGATTCGATGAAGAAGGACGAGATGAAGAAGGACGCCATGTCCAAAGACGCCATGAAGAAGGACAACATGTCGCAGTAA
- a CDS encoding molybdopterin-dependent oxidoreductase, which yields MKKRIEGLDESSILKDARKIIAPQIEDRSRRSFLMRSLTLGSVAMLSGCNITDNESVETALSSMSRFNDRVQGWLFNPNALAPTYPASMITRPFPFNAFYGIDEAPTVEEESYRLEVTGLVADKRSWRLEELRAMAQNEQITRHICVEGWSAIGRWGGVRFSDFLKRVGADTDAKYVGFKCADDYYTSIDMATALHAQTLLALTYDGAVLPREYGFPMKLRMPTKLGYKNPKHIQAIFVSNTYSGGYWEDQGYNWFGGS from the coding sequence ATGAAAAAGCGCATCGAGGGTCTGGACGAGTCGTCCATCCTGAAAGACGCCCGGAAAATCATTGCGCCGCAGATCGAGGACCGTTCACGCCGCTCGTTCCTGATGCGCAGCCTGACCCTCGGCAGCGTGGCCATGTTGTCCGGCTGCAACATCACCGACAACGAAAGCGTCGAAACCGCGTTGTCGTCCATGTCGCGGTTCAACGATCGGGTGCAGGGCTGGCTGTTCAATCCCAATGCACTGGCGCCGACCTATCCGGCGTCGATGATCACCCGGCCGTTTCCGTTCAATGCCTTTTACGGCATCGACGAGGCACCGACCGTCGAGGAAGAAAGCTATCGACTGGAGGTGACCGGCCTGGTCGCCGACAAACGCAGCTGGCGCCTCGAAGAGCTGCGCGCGATGGCACAGAACGAGCAGATCACCCGGCATATCTGCGTCGAAGGCTGGAGCGCGATCGGGCGTTGGGGCGGCGTACGGTTCAGCGATTTCCTGAAGCGGGTCGGTGCCGACACGGATGCCAAATATGTCGGCTTCAAATGCGCCGACGACTACTACACCAGCATCGACATGGCCACCGCGCTGCACGCGCAAACCCTGCTGGCGCTGACCTATGACGGCGCGGTGCTGCCGCGCGAATACGGCTTCCCGATGAAGCTGCGCATGCCCACCAAGCTCGGCTACAAAAACCCCAAACACATCCAGGCGATTTTCGTCAGCAACACCTACAGCGGCGGCTACTGGGAAGACCAGGGCTACAACTGGTTCGGTGGCAGCTGA
- a CDS encoding cytochrome b/b6 domain-containing protein has protein sequence MSPIPASSHPRWLRLTHWLNALAVLVMVTSGWRIYNASPLYDFSFAKGITLGGWLGGALQWHFAAMWFLAFNGLVYLIINLASGRLSRRFFPVSPKGVLHDLLAALRGRLGHADLSHYNQVQRVAYLFVMVDIALLVISGLVLWKSVQFPLLRELLGGYEAARHVHFIAMALLMAFVAVHLVMVALVPKTLLAMIVGRKESV, from the coding sequence ATGTCGCCGATACCTGCTTCATCCCATCCGCGCTGGCTCCGGCTCACCCATTGGCTGAACGCACTTGCGGTGCTGGTCATGGTCACCAGCGGTTGGCGCATCTACAACGCGTCTCCGCTTTACGACTTCAGTTTTGCCAAAGGCATCACGTTGGGCGGCTGGCTCGGCGGTGCGCTGCAATGGCATTTCGCGGCGATGTGGTTCCTCGCCTTCAACGGCCTCGTCTACCTGATTATCAACCTCGCCAGCGGCCGACTGTCACGACGCTTTTTCCCAGTGTCGCCGAAAGGTGTTTTGCATGACCTGTTGGCCGCATTGCGCGGGCGTCTGGGGCATGCCGACTTGAGTCACTACAACCAGGTGCAACGGGTGGCGTACCTGTTCGTGATGGTCGACATCGCGCTGCTGGTGATCTCCGGGCTGGTGTTGTGGAAGTCCGTCCAGTTTCCGCTGTTGCGTGAATTGCTCGGCGGCTACGAAGCAGCGCGGCATGTGCATTTCATCGCGATGGCGCTGCTGATGGCCTTTGTGGCGGTGCATCTGGTGATGGTCGCGCTCGTTCCCAAAACGCTGTTGGCCATGATTGTCGGTCGCAAGGAGTCCGTATGA
- a CDS encoding class I SAM-dependent methyltransferase codes for MNSEALTTLHDHLLTALATAPAETRRLFHGRGRCWPGLEQLTVDWLQGVVLVSLFKEPEAAQLDALKQRLMEITRSPEWAQSGAHTLALQHRYLLQSTTEWLVGEVIEDMTITEGGLCYRVDLGRKQNTGLFLDMRYGRDWVRANAQGKRVLNLFAYTCGFSVAAIEGGAEHVVNLDMSSPALSRGRDNHRLNGHDLSKVSFLGHDLFKSWGKVIGKGPYDLVIIDPPSFQKGSFLLTKDYQRVLRRLPELLSPQGTVLACMNDPAFGADFLIEGVMREAPSLRFEQRLENPPEFPDADVECGLKALVFQLGD; via the coding sequence ATGAATTCAGAAGCGCTGACCACCCTCCACGACCATCTGCTGACCGCCCTGGCAACGGCCCCCGCAGAAACCCGCCGACTGTTCCATGGTCGCGGTCGCTGCTGGCCGGGTCTGGAGCAACTGACTGTCGACTGGCTGCAGGGCGTGGTGTTGGTGTCGCTATTCAAGGAGCCTGAAGCGGCGCAGCTGGATGCGTTGAAACAGCGGCTGATGGAAATCACCCGGTCACCCGAGTGGGCGCAATCCGGTGCGCATACCCTGGCGCTGCAGCATCGTTATCTGCTGCAAAGCACCACTGAATGGCTGGTCGGGGAAGTGATCGAGGACATGACCATCACCGAGGGCGGCCTGTGCTATCGCGTGGACCTGGGCCGCAAGCAGAACACCGGGCTGTTCCTCGACATGCGCTACGGTCGCGATTGGGTGCGCGCCAATGCCCAGGGCAAGCGCGTGTTGAACCTGTTCGCCTACACCTGCGGTTTTTCGGTGGCGGCCATCGAGGGTGGCGCCGAACACGTGGTCAACCTGGACATGTCCAGCCCGGCCCTGAGCCGTGGCCGCGACAATCACCGTTTGAACGGACACGACTTGAGCAAGGTGAGTTTCCTCGGCCATGACCTGTTCAAGTCCTGGGGCAAGGTGATCGGCAAAGGCCCGTACGACCTGGTGATCATCGACCCGCCGTCGTTTCAGAAAGGCAGCTTTTTGCTGACCAAGGATTACCAGCGCGTGCTGCGTCGGTTACCGGAATTGCTCAGCCCGCAGGGCACGGTTCTGGCCTGCATGAACGACCCGGCGTTCGGTGCGGACTTCCTCATCGAGGGCGTGATGCGTGAAGCGCCGAGCCTGCGGTTTGAGCAACGGCTGGAGAATCCGCCAGAGTTTCCGGATGCGGATGTTGAATGCGGGTTGAAGGCGTTGGTGTTTCAACTCGGGGATTGA
- a CDS encoding helix-turn-helix transcriptional regulator: MDALLKELPVHQGLARVFGALGQDGFWRALVDTLRLLVPLDNALVAVMTPGLVPRLLIDFDTRGSGDEPEELADYRAGMYLLDPFYQAACAGIADGLHSLDSVAPDQFQQSEYYLSYFRSVVGGDELQFMINIDGAVLGLSLGRSSRFTLEEQGRLLCVRDWVLAAMRRHLQLMPPEGPATEAVAGDLATLLDRFDARLTVREIETARLILQGFSSKAIAQQLGISPETVKVHRRNVYHKLNVNGHGELFALVLRPR; the protein is encoded by the coding sequence GTGGATGCGTTGCTGAAAGAGTTGCCGGTGCACCAAGGCCTGGCGCGGGTGTTTGGCGCGTTGGGGCAGGACGGTTTCTGGCGCGCGCTGGTCGACACGCTGCGGCTGCTGGTGCCGCTGGACAACGCCTTGGTCGCGGTGATGACGCCTGGACTAGTGCCGCGCCTGCTGATTGATTTCGACACCAGGGGCAGCGGCGACGAACCTGAAGAACTGGCCGACTACCGCGCCGGCATGTACCTGCTCGATCCGTTTTATCAGGCGGCCTGCGCCGGCATCGCCGACGGTTTGCACAGCCTCGATTCGGTGGCCCCCGACCAGTTTCAGCAGAGCGAGTATTACCTGAGCTACTTCCGCTCGGTGGTGGGCGGTGATGAGTTGCAGTTCATGATCAACATCGATGGCGCCGTGCTCGGGTTGTCCCTGGGCCGCTCGTCGCGCTTCACCCTGGAAGAGCAGGGCCGTCTGCTCTGTGTGCGTGACTGGGTGTTGGCCGCGATGCGCCGTCACCTGCAATTGATGCCGCCGGAAGGCCCGGCCACCGAGGCCGTGGCCGGGGATCTGGCGACCCTGCTGGATCGCTTTGATGCGCGATTGACGGTGAGGGAAATCGAAACGGCGCGGCTGATTCTTCAGGGCTTCTCCAGCAAGGCGATTGCCCAGCAACTGGGGATCTCGCCGGAAACGGTGAAGGTGCATCGGCGCAACGTCTATCACAAGCTCAATGTGAACGGGCATGGGGAGTTGTTTGCGTTGGTGTTGCGGCCACGTTGA
- a CDS encoding polyamine ABC transporter substrate-binding protein: MSRPRQQINLGLSACLCVSLSAVAAEGPTVHVYNWYDYIGPNTLHDFKRDTGISPVYDTFDSAEVLEGKLLTSRSGYDVVVASNFSLPTLIKAGALAPLPHAQMPDFKNIDADLLAKLAHNDPGNQYAVPYLWGTIGIGYNIDKVRAALGDKAPVDSWDLVFNEANLAKLGQCGVAMLDSPSEMLPVALHYLGLPPNSTNPEDYKKAEALLLKLRPHIAYFNSSKFISDLANGNICVAVGWSGAMLEAKTNAEQANNGVKIAYSLPKEGAPVWFDTLVLLKDAPHPEQGLAFIDYLMRPDVIAPVSDHLNYPNGNRSATPLVAEATRNNPAVYPSAEALATLFTLQPLPPATERVRTRIWSKVKNGQ, encoded by the coding sequence ATGAGTCGTCCCCGTCAACAGATCAATCTTGGGCTGAGCGCCTGTTTGTGTGTTTCGCTGTCGGCGGTGGCTGCCGAGGGCCCGACGGTTCACGTCTACAACTGGTATGACTACATTGGCCCCAACACCCTGCACGACTTCAAGCGCGACACCGGAATCTCGCCGGTTTACGACACCTTCGACAGCGCCGAAGTGCTGGAAGGAAAACTGCTCACCAGCCGCAGCGGCTATGACGTGGTGGTGGCCAGTAACTTCAGTCTGCCGACCCTGATCAAGGCGGGCGCCCTCGCGCCCCTGCCCCATGCGCAGATGCCTGACTTCAAAAACATAGACGCTGATCTGTTGGCGAAACTGGCCCACAACGATCCGGGCAATCAGTACGCCGTGCCGTACCTGTGGGGCACCATTGGCATCGGCTACAACATCGACAAGGTTCGCGCCGCGCTGGGCGACAAGGCGCCGGTGGACTCCTGGGACCTGGTGTTCAACGAAGCCAACCTGGCCAAGCTCGGCCAGTGTGGTGTGGCCATGCTCGACTCGCCGTCCGAGATGCTGCCGGTCGCCCTGCACTACCTCGGTCTGCCGCCCAACAGCACCAATCCCGAGGACTACAAGAAGGCTGAAGCGTTGCTGCTGAAACTGCGTCCGCACATCGCCTACTTCAACTCGTCCAAGTTCATCAGCGACCTGGCCAACGGCAACATTTGCGTCGCGGTGGGTTGGTCGGGCGCGATGCTCGAAGCCAAGACCAACGCCGAGCAAGCCAACAACGGCGTGAAGATCGCCTACAGCCTGCCGAAGGAAGGCGCACCGGTGTGGTTCGACACCCTCGTGTTGCTCAAAGATGCGCCGCACCCGGAGCAAGGGCTGGCGTTCATCGATTACTTGATGCGCCCTGATGTGATTGCCCCGGTCAGTGATCACCTCAACTACCCCAACGGCAACCGCAGCGCCACGCCGCTGGTGGCCGAAGCGACCCGCAACAATCCGGCGGTGTACCCGTCCGCCGAAGCCTTGGCCACGTTGTTCACCCTACAGCCCCTGCCGCCGGCCACCGAGCGGGTGCGGACGCGGATCTGGAGCAAGGTCAAAAACGGTCAGTAA
- a CDS encoding P1 family peptidase, with the protein MKPRARDLNLQFGQLQPGPLNAITDVPGVRVGHSNVRGRSANGRDILTGVTVIEPRAGSTSQQPCFAGVHVLNGNGDATGLEWIREAGLLTSPVAFTNTHSLGVVRDALIVLDREQQPDDGRLYWNMPVVLETFDGLLNDINGFHVNVEHVAEALRTAAGGPVTEGAVGGGSGMICHEFKGGIGTASRRLSSAQGGWTVGAIVQANHGIRNELRVDGYPVGRYMEKADSPFLKASLPHPGMGSIVVCLATDAPLLPHQCTRLAQRASLGLARTGGGNEDHSGDIFIAFATGNDVPPAAYESKKAPTTDNLSMVNNDHISELFLAATEAVEEAIINALLACDTAEGNGHAVPGLDAETLLKALRRAGWPGEQA; encoded by the coding sequence ATGAAACCACGTGCCCGCGACCTGAACCTCCAGTTCGGCCAACTGCAACCCGGCCCGCTCAATGCCATCACCGATGTACCCGGCGTCCGGGTCGGACACAGCAATGTGCGGGGCCGCAGCGCAAATGGCCGCGACATCCTCACCGGCGTCACCGTGATCGAGCCGCGCGCCGGTTCCACCAGCCAGCAGCCGTGCTTCGCCGGTGTCCATGTGCTCAACGGCAACGGCGATGCGACCGGTCTTGAGTGGATTCGCGAAGCGGGTCTGTTGACCAGCCCGGTCGCCTTCACCAACACCCACAGTCTGGGCGTGGTGCGCGATGCGCTGATCGTCCTGGACCGTGAACAGCAACCCGACGACGGACGCCTTTACTGGAACATGCCGGTAGTGCTGGAAACCTTCGACGGCTTGCTCAACGACATCAATGGTTTCCATGTCAACGTCGAGCATGTGGCCGAAGCCCTGCGCACGGCAGCAGGCGGGCCAGTGACCGAAGGCGCGGTCGGTGGCGGCAGCGGCATGATCTGTCACGAATTCAAGGGCGGCATCGGTACCGCTTCGCGACGACTGAGCAGCGCCCAGGGCGGTTGGACCGTCGGCGCCATCGTCCAGGCCAACCACGGCATCCGCAACGAATTGCGCGTCGACGGTTACCCGGTCGGGCGCTACATGGAAAAGGCCGACTCGCCGTTTCTCAAGGCCTCGTTGCCCCATCCGGGCATGGGGTCGATCGTCGTTTGCCTGGCCACCGATGCGCCGCTGTTGCCGCATCAATGCACCCGCCTCGCCCAGCGAGCCAGCCTCGGCCTCGCGCGCACCGGCGGCGGTAACGAAGACCATAGCGGCGACATCTTCATCGCGTTCGCCACCGGCAACGATGTCCCACCCGCTGCTTATGAAAGCAAGAAAGCGCCGACAACAGACAACCTGAGCATGGTCAACAACGACCACATCAGCGAGTTGTTCCTGGCCGCCACCGAAGCCGTGGAAGAAGCGATCATCAACGCCCTGCTGGCCTGCGACACCGCCGAGGGCAATGGCCATGCGGTGCCGGGACTGGACGCCGAAACGCTGCTTAAAGCCTTGCGTCGGGCTGGCTGGCCGGGCGAACAGGCCTAA
- a CDS encoding NAD(P)H-dependent oxidoreductase — MHSLIVVAHHNPRSLTHSLAARIAEGVIASDPDNTVELVDLSAEGFDPRFSAADLAVHHREASPPVDVVAEQARIDRADHLVLVYPVYWWSMPALLKGWIDRVFSNGWAFDFTADAKLEKKLGHLRVHLIGVGGADAGTYARHGYAEAMRTQIDHGIFDYCGAQVLTSELFLESEIQDPAVHLDAARILGLKLLTASGQRDSVRPVRPASQPDARL; from the coding sequence ATGCATTCGCTCATTGTTGTCGCTCATCACAATCCCCGTTCGCTCACCCACAGCCTGGCGGCGCGGATCGCTGAAGGTGTGATTGCAAGCGATCCCGATAACACCGTGGAGTTGGTCGATCTTTCGGCCGAAGGATTCGATCCGAGGTTCAGCGCCGCAGACCTGGCGGTGCATCACCGCGAAGCATCGCCGCCTGTCGATGTGGTCGCCGAGCAGGCGCGCATCGACCGCGCCGATCATCTGGTGTTGGTCTATCCGGTCTACTGGTGGTCGATGCCGGCGCTGCTCAAAGGCTGGATTGATCGAGTGTTCTCCAACGGCTGGGCCTTCGATTTCACGGCGGATGCGAAGCTGGAGAAGAAGCTGGGCCATCTGCGGGTTCACCTGATCGGGGTCGGCGGTGCCGACGCAGGCACCTATGCCCGGCACGGTTATGCCGAGGCGATGAGAACGCAGATCGACCACGGCATTTTCGATTACTGCGGCGCTCAGGTGCTGACGTCCGAGCTGTTCCTCGAGTCGGAAATCCAGGATCCGGCGGTGCATCTGGACGCCGCACGAATCTTGGGTCTCAAGCTCCTGACGGCGTCCGGACAGCGCGATTCCGTTAGGCCTGTTCGCCCGGCCAGCCAGCCCGACGCAAGGCTTTAA